A genomic window from Nicotiana sylvestris chromosome 11, ASM39365v2, whole genome shotgun sequence includes:
- the LOC138868163 gene encoding adenylate kinase isoenzyme 6 homolog → MAQNSSGRRRPNIMITRTPGTGKTMTSSALAEVTQLRHINVGDLVKEKKLHDGWDDTLDCYVINEDLVCDDLEDMMEQGGNIVDHHGCDFFPERWFDKVVVLQTDNTVLYDRLSRRGYTGQKLSNNIECEIFQILLEEAKESYPEDIVASLRSDSVEDIGKNVEILSNWISSWSPVS, encoded by the exons ATGGCGCAAAATAGCAGCGGCAGAAGAAGACCTAACATAATGATTACCAGAACGCCCGGCACTGGAAAAACGATGACGTCGTCTGCTCTGGCGGAGGTGACGCAGCTCCGGCACATCAACGTCGGCGACCTGGTTAAAGAGAAGAAATTGCACGACGGATGGGACGACACTCTCGACTGTTATGTCATCAACGAAGACCTC GTATGTGATGACCTTGAGGACATGATGGAACAAGGCGGAAATATTGTTGATCATCATGGCTGTGATTTCTTCCCTGAACGTTGGTTCGATAAAGTGGTGGTGCTCCAAACTGACAATACTGTCTTGTATGATAGATTGAGTAGGAG AGGCTACACAGGTCAAAAGCTCTCCAATAATATCGAATGCGAAATATTTCAAATTTTGCTGGAGGAGGCAAAGGAGAGTTATCCAGAGGATATTGTGGCGTCACTAAGAAGTGATTCTGTTGAGGATATTGGCAAAAATGTGGAGATACTGTCCAATTGGATTAGTAGTTGGAGCCCTGTCTCATGA